A stretch of [Clostridium] innocuum DNA encodes these proteins:
- a CDS encoding thioredoxin family protein, giving the protein MALVTANNENFYELIEKEGTVVEFWAPWCGYCKRLAPVLKQIAGEYPDLTLVQVNIDDNEELTERYGVETIPSLMVFHDKKPSTLLIAPQAKAQVITWMKEQKAAGIE; this is encoded by the coding sequence ATGGCACTCGTAACAGCAAACAATGAGAATTTTTATGAACTGATTGAAAAAGAAGGAACCGTTGTGGAATTCTGGGCTCCGTGGTGCGGATACTGCAAGCGCCTGGCACCGGTTTTGAAACAGATTGCAGGAGAGTATCCAGACCTGACACTGGTACAGGTGAACATTGATGATAATGAAGAGCTTACTGAGCGCTATGGTGTGGAAACAATTCCAAGCCTGATGGTATTCCATGATAAAAAGCCATCCACTCTTTTGATTGCACCACAGGCAAAAGCGCAGGTAATCACATGGATGAAGGAACAAAAAGCTGCAGGAATCGAATAG
- a CDS encoding DUF3795 domain-containing protein: MKGFEREDQLFSLCGLNCGLCSMHLGGYCPGCGGGAGNQACAIARCAMQKEDTPLYCSACSEFPCERYAEPDAYDSFITHRNRMQDFMRMHTIGAAAYHKEQLEKIEILKELLSDYNDGRRKTLFTLAVNLLELKELRGVMQRLSEVKTDTYTRKEKADLAASLLQETAAKIPVELKLRKKPKQKSAG; this comes from the coding sequence ATGAAGGGGTTTGAAAGAGAGGATCAGCTGTTTTCACTATGTGGCTTGAACTGCGGACTTTGCAGTATGCATCTGGGCGGGTATTGTCCCGGGTGCGGGGGAGGTGCCGGAAATCAGGCGTGTGCGATTGCACGGTGTGCTATGCAGAAGGAGGATACACCGCTGTATTGCTCTGCATGCTCTGAATTTCCTTGTGAGCGGTATGCAGAACCGGATGCGTATGATTCCTTTATCACGCACCGCAACCGCATGCAGGATTTCATGCGCATGCATACGATAGGTGCCGCTGCATATCACAAGGAACAGCTGGAAAAAATTGAGATTCTAAAGGAGCTTTTATCAGATTATAATGATGGCAGAAGGAAAACGCTGTTTACACTTGCTGTAAATCTGCTGGAGCTGAAGGAGCTGAGAGGTGTCATGCAACGTTTATCAGAAGTAAAAACGGATACGTACACAAGAAAGGAAAAAGCGGATCTTGCTGCGTCCCTGCTGCAGGAGACCGCTGCTAAAATACCTGTTGAATTAAAGCTTCGAAAGAAACCGAAACAGAAATCCGCCGGATAA
- a CDS encoding 2,3-bisphosphoglycerate-independent phosphoglycerate mutase, producing MSKRPVVLVVMDGVGISDSEFGNAVKKAYKPTLDNLWENSPHTEIKAHGLAVGLPTDDDMGNSEVGHNALGCGQIYSQGAKLVNENIETGEIFKTETWSGLVNNCKDGKMHFLGLLSDGNVHSHINHLKALIKKSKEDGVKEVRVHALLDGRDVPETSALTYVDDIEAYMAELNDDSFHACIASGGGRMTITMDRYEANWAMVEQGWHVHVLGEGREFTSAKEAIETYRAESGVVDQDLPGFVIAKDGTPVGTIEDGDSVILFNFRGDRAQEISLAFDGDESFDKFDRVRMPKVMFAGMLQYDADLNIPHNFLTYPPKIKYTLTEELCKHGIREYAISETQKFGHVTYFWNGNRSEKLDEKLEDYVEIKSDVIPFEQRPWMKSAEITDVLCAAIESGNYDFLRTNYPNGDMVGHTGNFEATVIGVESVDLQLARVKKAVDAVNGILIVTADHGNADEMYEKKKKEDAPVKAKTSHTLNKVPFIIYGADVELKQDEQLGLSNVAATVADLLEVAPNEHWNESIIKK from the coding sequence ATGAGTAAAAGACCAGTAGTATTAGTGGTTATGGACGGTGTGGGAATCAGTGATTCCGAGTTTGGAAATGCCGTAAAAAAAGCGTATAAACCAACATTAGACAACCTGTGGGAAAACAGCCCGCATACAGAAATCAAGGCACATGGTCTTGCAGTTGGACTTCCTACAGACGATGATATGGGAAACAGCGAGGTAGGGCACAATGCACTTGGCTGCGGACAGATTTATTCTCAGGGAGCAAAGCTGGTAAATGAAAATATTGAAACAGGCGAAATTTTTAAAACAGAAACCTGGAGCGGACTTGTAAATAACTGTAAGGATGGAAAGATGCATTTTCTCGGATTGCTTTCTGATGGAAACGTGCACTCTCACATCAACCATCTGAAGGCTTTAATCAAAAAGTCAAAGGAAGATGGTGTTAAGGAAGTACGTGTTCATGCATTACTGGATGGACGTGATGTTCCGGAAACAAGCGCATTGACCTATGTAGATGATATAGAAGCTTACATGGCTGAGCTGAACGATGACAGCTTCCATGCCTGCATTGCAAGTGGTGGCGGCCGTATGACCATTACCATGGACCGTTACGAAGCGAACTGGGCAATGGTTGAACAGGGATGGCATGTGCACGTTCTTGGAGAAGGAAGAGAATTTACGTCTGCTAAGGAAGCAATTGAAACCTATCGTGCAGAATCCGGTGTAGTAGATCAGGATCTGCCTGGATTCGTTATCGCGAAGGATGGAACGCCGGTCGGTACGATTGAGGATGGAGATAGCGTTATACTGTTCAACTTCCGTGGTGACCGCGCACAGGAAATCTCTCTGGCGTTTGACGGAGATGAAAGCTTTGACAAGTTCGACCGTGTCAGAATGCCGAAGGTGATGTTTGCCGGAATGCTGCAGTATGATGCTGATCTGAACATCCCTCATAATTTCCTGACATATCCTCCAAAAATCAAGTATACATTGACGGAAGAGCTGTGCAAGCACGGTATCCGTGAATATGCAATCAGTGAAACACAGAAATTCGGACATGTGACGTACTTCTGGAATGGTAACCGTTCTGAAAAGCTGGATGAAAAGCTGGAAGATTATGTTGAAATCAAATCCGATGTAATTCCGTTTGAACAGCGTCCATGGATGAAATCTGCAGAAATCACAGATGTTCTGTGTGCTGCAATAGAATCCGGAAACTATGATTTCCTGCGTACAAACTATCCAAATGGTGATATGGTTGGACATACAGGAAACTTTGAAGCTACCGTGATCGGTGTGGAATCTGTAGATTTACAGCTGGCTCGTGTAAAGAAGGCTGTTGATGCAGTTAACGGTATACTTATTGTGACCGCTGATCATGGAAATGCCGATGAAATGTATGAAAAGAAGAAAAAGGAAGATGCCCCTGTAAAGGCGAAGACATCACACACACTGAACAAAGTGCCTTTTATCATCTATGGTGCTGATGTAGAGTTGAAGCAGGATGAGCAGCTTGGTTTATCCAATGTGGCGGCTACGGTAGCTGATTTGCTGGAAGTAGCACCAAACGAACACTGGAATGAAAGTATCATTAAAAAATAA
- a CDS encoding transcription antiterminator, translated as MKSEKENYYIKEILKILVQGDIVATGKIASMIALSEKATRNKLEHLQNYLQENQLGTIEKKPRVGIWLNMDEQQKEKMLRLLDGAEHFSVGYDATQRVRETLQIFFRMMPRETITTQKLAEELYLSPPTVLKVIKDCEKWLAPYGIEINNERSRGCSLKYDETSYRIALKDYIMLDHDLDETRRQTQEFFSNIDIDLIKKAIIETENEWNYRFTDTSFYEILIYCCLAYQRKDFSTPLRIAQEDQEILERYNEYPFTIAIFKKLHEKMHVIFSNEDVMFLATQILCSKFIGINNAVDMISNISKYDQKILNFIDEMLVTIGNILEVDLTNDSKLRESLIFHMRPTIFRLRYGSPQSNSLVNFIKTEYKTVFRAAWSISMMFENSFGLQITEDELGYIVLYIQSALERRNQRYSAILLAEGNLGHAQLLSERIRKTVPEISNLKVISHHDFKLYEHPDEDIIISSKLLKETDKRVIVIPNLLSDTGIGMLRNFMDNLNLRVSEEINPFEPICFQLFSPELMFINTPFDTKEELLKYMCERMELKGYVTGKFYDSVMEREKATTTSIGNRVALPHGAMSEVNESHVAIAVLPEPIVWDDDRVDVIFLLGFKMSTHEEIRRIQSFYKQYISLIETDEKVKIIRSKKSNLELYRYLIQ; from the coding sequence ATGAAGTCTGAAAAAGAAAATTATTATATAAAGGAAATATTGAAAATACTGGTACAGGGTGACATTGTCGCAACAGGTAAAATTGCTTCCATGATTGCTCTTTCAGAAAAAGCAACCAGAAATAAACTGGAGCATTTACAAAATTATCTACAGGAAAACCAGCTTGGTACGATTGAAAAGAAGCCGCGTGTCGGTATCTGGCTGAATATGGATGAACAGCAGAAGGAAAAAATGCTGCGATTGCTGGATGGTGCGGAACATTTCAGTGTAGGCTATGACGCTACACAGCGAGTCAGAGAAACACTGCAGATATTCTTTCGTATGATGCCCAGAGAAACCATCACGACACAGAAGCTGGCAGAGGAGCTGTATCTCAGCCCGCCAACCGTATTGAAGGTGATTAAGGACTGCGAAAAATGGCTTGCGCCGTACGGTATTGAAATCAATAACGAACGAAGCCGCGGATGTTCGCTGAAATATGATGAAACAAGCTATCGAATCGCATTGAAGGACTATATTATGCTCGATCATGATCTGGATGAAACACGCAGACAGACACAGGAGTTTTTCTCCAATATTGATATTGATTTAATAAAAAAAGCGATTATCGAAACGGAAAATGAATGGAATTATCGTTTCACAGATACTTCCTTTTACGAAATACTCATTTACTGCTGTCTGGCATATCAGCGTAAGGATTTCAGTACACCGCTTCGCATTGCACAGGAGGATCAGGAAATTCTGGAGCGCTATAACGAATATCCGTTTACAATCGCTATTTTCAAAAAGCTGCATGAGAAGATGCATGTAATCTTCTCCAATGAGGATGTCATGTTTCTGGCAACACAGATTTTATGCTCGAAATTCATCGGCATTAACAATGCGGTGGATATGATTTCCAATATCTCAAAATATGATCAGAAGATATTGAATTTTATCGACGAAATGCTGGTTACAATCGGAAATATTCTGGAAGTGGATCTGACAAATGACAGCAAGCTGCGGGAAAGTCTCATCTTCCATATGCGCCCAACCATCTTCCGCCTGCGTTACGGCTCTCCACAGAGCAATTCGCTTGTGAATTTTATAAAGACCGAATACAAGACGGTCTTCCGTGCGGCATGGTCGATTTCCATGATGTTTGAAAATTCGTTCGGTCTGCAGATTACAGAGGATGAGCTGGGATATATCGTACTCTATATTCAGTCAGCTTTGGAAAGAAGAAACCAGCGTTACAGTGCTATTCTCCTTGCGGAAGGCAATCTGGGACATGCACAGCTGTTAAGCGAGCGGATTCGCAAAACCGTGCCGGAAATCAGCAATCTGAAGGTCATCAGTCATCATGATTTCAAGCTGTATGAGCATCCGGATGAGGATATTATCATAAGCTCCAAGCTGTTAAAGGAAACGGACAAGCGTGTCATCGTTATACCGAATCTGTTAAGTGATACGGGGATCGGTATGCTTCGGAATTTCATGGATAATCTGAATCTTCGAGTGTCAGAAGAAATCAATCCCTTTGAGCCGATCTGCTTTCAGCTGTTTTCTCCCGAGCTCATGTTTATCAATACGCCCTTTGATACGAAGGAAGAGCTGTTGAAGTACATGTGTGAGCGCATGGAGCTGAAGGGCTATGTGACCGGAAAGTTTTATGATTCCGTCATGGAGCGGGAAAAAGCGACAACGACGAGTATCGGAAACCGTGTGGCACTTCCCCATGGGGCAATGAGTGAAGTAAATGAATCCCATGTCGCGATTGCGGTATTACCGGAGCCGATCGTCTGGGATGATGATCGTGTGGATGTCATCTTCCTATTGGGCTTTAAAATGTCCACACATGAGGAGATCCGAAGAATACAGTCGTTCTATAAACAATATATATCGCTGATAGAAACGGATGAAAAGGTAAAAATCATACGCAGTAAAAAATCAAATCTGGAGCTGTACCGCTATTTGATACAGTAG
- a CDS encoding alpha/beta hydrolase, with amino-acid sequence MKKRTKVIIGIGLSLLILVLGGLGFAGNYFYTLAIDAHSDKSVVFGNEEEDPKAAQASKDSYNEMMARDTKDVWMKNKDGYRLHAYEINQTGNKWIIVVHGYISEAKNMAEVANHFAEQGYRVLVPDLRSHGQSEGDSIGMGAWDSEDIVEWSKYILKQDSAASIALYGVSMGASTVMMASGNEQLPKAVKVAVEDCGYTSAWDEFSFQLDDLFGLPSFPALDAANFVTKLRAGYDLKDADALAAVKKKKIPMLFIHGDADDFVPTDMVYPLYKAAAGEKELMIVKGAGHGKSREIDPLAYWRKVDSYLGKYL; translated from the coding sequence ATGAAAAAGAGAACTAAAGTAATTATTGGAATCGGCCTGAGTCTGCTGATTCTGGTATTGGGCGGTCTTGGATTTGCCGGTAATTATTTCTATACACTGGCGATTGATGCACATAGTGATAAAAGCGTTGTTTTTGGAAATGAAGAGGAGGATCCCAAAGCAGCACAGGCATCAAAGGATTCCTATAATGAAATGATGGCGCGTGATACAAAGGATGTCTGGATGAAAAATAAAGACGGCTATAGGCTGCATGCTTATGAAATCAATCAAACCGGGAATAAATGGATCATTGTCGTTCACGGCTACATCAGCGAAGCAAAAAACATGGCAGAGGTTGCAAACCATTTTGCGGAACAGGGCTATCGCGTTCTGGTGCCTGATCTTCGCTCACACGGACAAAGTGAAGGTGATTCCATCGGTATGGGTGCATGGGACAGTGAGGATATTGTTGAATGGTCGAAGTATATTCTGAAGCAGGACAGTGCAGCAAGTATTGCCTTGTATGGAGTATCTATGGGAGCCAGCACGGTCATGATGGCGAGTGGAAATGAACAGCTTCCCAAAGCTGTAAAGGTCGCAGTGGAAGACTGCGGCTATACAAGCGCCTGGGATGAATTCAGCTTCCAGCTGGATGATCTGTTTGGATTGCCGTCTTTTCCTGCACTGGATGCCGCAAATTTTGTGACTAAGCTTCGTGCAGGCTATGATTTAAAGGATGCGGATGCGCTAGCCGCAGTAAAAAAGAAAAAGATCCCTATGCTGTTCATTCACGGGGATGCGGATGATTTCGTTCCGACAGATATGGTGTATCCTCTATATAAGGCAGCTGCCGGTGAGAAAGAGCTTATGATTGTAAAGGGTGCCGGACACGGAAAGAGCAGAGAAATCGATCCGTTGGCCTATTGGAGAAAGGTGGATTCCTATCTTGGGAAATACCTGTAG
- a CDS encoding Rrf2 family transcriptional regulator — MNSEFIIALHALAYLRHRNTKVSSEELAKSICTNPARIRKVMAKLKKAGLLETREGNSGGYELQGDASTIKLSDLAQALQQPLTKSGWRSGALNTYCMVATGMGTVVDTLEASLNAVCMQYLSQITIEDISQQLIAIENHKNKEE; from the coding sequence ATGAATAGCGAGTTTATTATTGCACTGCATGCACTTGCCTATCTAAGGCATCGCAATACAAAGGTTTCCAGTGAGGAGCTGGCGAAAAGTATCTGTACAAATCCGGCGCGCATTCGCAAGGTGATGGCCAAGCTGAAAAAAGCCGGATTGCTGGAAACAAGAGAGGGTAACAGCGGCGGCTATGAGCTGCAAGGTGATGCATCCACGATCAAGCTGTCCGATCTTGCACAGGCGTTACAGCAGCCATTGACGAAATCCGGCTGGAGAAGCGGTGCACTGAATACCTATTGTATGGTAGCTACCGGTATGGGTACTGTTGTAGACACGCTGGAGGCTTCCCTGAATGCGGTGTGTATGCAATACCTTTCTCAAATTACAATTGAAGATATCAGCCAACAGCTGATTGCTATTGAAAACCATAAAAATAAGGAGGAATGA
- a CDS encoding HNH endonuclease, producing the protein MRKMLFKKILSILDAIELQGVSLHDAPLRVYEEIAGEYYAMKLSEIRDLIGFLNEKKMLKTTPRGIDLTPAATIYAKSNQNSGVEALSIFESFIKDPLIFRYYHEQMRTNPFRDKQLVLEYVDRESLQLMLQTTLFEVVEEKLRFHPRLLKGISDILQEYSDEKVPLVSITLTALYTSSIVAHEDMRIDYKNTSYSMIDYKYKNIIHGIIPRKGIPHDRDETKALQVFYKDTLFHEFDHSCPICGINIPHMLIASHIKPFRDCAHIYEAIDHDNGLLLCRNHDYLFDQGYFTFDENGYIIFSEELLEKDNLDSAYSLRKNYRLAECYLSENRMKFMAYHREFIFRRNR; encoded by the coding sequence ATGAGAAAAATGCTATTTAAGAAAATTTTGAGCATCCTGGATGCCATCGAGCTGCAGGGTGTTAGCTTACATGATGCCCCGTTGCGTGTATATGAGGAGATTGCAGGCGAGTATTATGCCATGAAGCTCAGTGAAATTCGGGATTTGATCGGCTTTCTGAATGAAAAGAAAATGCTGAAGACAACGCCGCGTGGAATTGATTTAACGCCTGCGGCAACAATCTATGCCAAAAGCAATCAGAATTCCGGTGTGGAGGCTCTGTCTATATTTGAAAGCTTTATCAAGGATCCTTTAATTTTCAGATACTATCATGAACAGATGCGGACAAATCCGTTTCGTGATAAACAGCTTGTCCTGGAATATGTCGACAGAGAAAGCCTTCAGCTCATGCTGCAGACAACTCTGTTTGAGGTCGTGGAGGAAAAGCTGCGCTTCCATCCGCGGCTGCTGAAGGGAATATCGGATATCCTGCAGGAATACAGTGATGAAAAAGTACCGCTGGTATCCATCACACTGACTGCGCTGTACACCTCCAGTATCGTTGCTCACGAGGATATGCGTATTGATTATAAGAATACCAGCTACAGTATGATCGATTATAAATATAAGAATATCATACATGGCATCATTCCAAGAAAAGGGATCCCCCATGACCGGGATGAAACCAAGGCGCTGCAGGTATTTTATAAGGATACGCTGTTTCATGAGTTTGACCATAGCTGTCCAATCTGCGGTATCAATATACCACATATGCTGATTGCATCACACATCAAGCCGTTTCGTGACTGTGCGCATATTTATGAGGCAATCGACCACGACAATGGTTTGCTCTTATGCCGCAATCATGATTATCTCTTTGATCAGGGCTATTTTACATTTGATGAAAATGGCTATATCATCTTCAGTGAAGAGCTGCTGGAAAAAGATAATCTGGACAGTGCCTACAGTCTTCGTAAGAACTACAGGCTTGCAGAATGCTATCTGAGCGAAAACCGGATGAAGTTTATGGCATATCATCGGGAATTTATTTTTCGCAGGAACAGGTAA
- a CDS encoding ROK family protein, with amino-acid sequence MYTAGIDIGGTNTRIALINDLYEIVERLQFPTDVNNPQATLQKIQDTVQGFSVAIAGAGLSCPGPLDLKQGIILDTPNLKGGWHGLAVSRELGARLQVPVFLENDANLACLAEAVLGQGKEYSYVQFLTISTGLGSGLVIDKKIYQGAHGFAHEIANIPLWRNGPHHGSIYPGGVEAICSGTAITTRAREAGLDVEHAGDVYTLACSQNQTAIDIMEDAKEYLANTIAIIYAFVDPEIVILGGSVAIKIPGFVEDVEQRVKTKVYPNVRPLVKVVKTNLSEDSGLLGAACLAFLQV; translated from the coding sequence TTGTATACAGCAGGAATTGATATCGGAGGTACAAATACAAGAATCGCACTGATCAATGACTTATATGAGATTGTGGAAAGATTACAGTTTCCTACAGATGTAAACAACCCACAGGCAACACTTCAAAAAATTCAGGACACGGTGCAGGGCTTTTCCGTGGCTATTGCAGGAGCCGGTTTATCCTGCCCGGGTCCATTGGATTTGAAACAGGGAATTATTCTGGACACTCCCAATTTAAAAGGGGGATGGCATGGCCTTGCGGTAAGCAGAGAGCTGGGTGCACGTTTACAGGTGCCTGTCTTTCTGGAAAACGATGCGAATCTCGCATGTCTTGCAGAAGCTGTGCTGGGGCAGGGAAAGGAATATTCCTATGTGCAGTTTCTGACCATTTCCACGGGTCTTGGCTCAGGTCTTGTCATTGATAAAAAAATCTATCAGGGAGCGCATGGCTTTGCGCATGAAATCGCAAACATTCCCTTGTGGAGAAACGGTCCCCATCATGGCTCCATCTATCCCGGTGGTGTGGAAGCCATCTGCAGCGGAACGGCGATTACAACACGCGCAAGAGAAGCCGGCTTGGATGTTGAGCATGCCGGAGATGTGTATACGCTCGCATGCTCACAGAATCAGACAGCCATTGATATCATGGAGGATGCTAAGGAATATCTTGCGAATACAATCGCCATAATCTATGCGTTTGTCGATCCCGAAATTGTCATTCTGGGAGGCAGTGTCGCAATCAAGATACCGGGATTTGTTGAGGATGTGGAACAGAGGGTGAAAACAAAGGTGTATCCGAATGTCCGGCCACTGGTAAAGGTAGTGAAAACAAACCTGAGTGAAGACAGCGGATTGCTCGGAGCAGCCTGTCTTGCATTTCTACAAGTGTAG
- a CDS encoding Rpn family recombination-promoting nuclease/putative transposase, protein MSNTINQLSYSNDLFFKYTLSREDEGSVYARNTIIERVTGIRVKESTVLNPNLDPGIIGKKRIILDVHVKDEQNRHFNIEMQTTYKGIAEMMRFEFYGARALNNQLNSGKKYKDLKPVYQIIFIDEYAWNNRNLINQYQMRNEQGENESYYPLILRTYIHMPAINDIVKEKELQRLNDFEQLVYLFENNEKNDILKSKERLVKVFVDKYEEMQKDDELWSTAMAIQMGEARYRYGLEDSFEEGKIEGEKIGIQKGRISLLRKLLKSKYHEDCSAWLLSLNDEQIEAVSSLILVCNSFQELKNQVMIIK, encoded by the coding sequence ATGTCAAACACAATAAATCAACTCAGCTACAGCAATGATCTATTTTTTAAGTACACCCTTTCCCGTGAGGATGAAGGCTCTGTGTACGCCCGCAACACCATTATTGAACGTGTTACCGGAATCCGGGTAAAGGAAAGCACCGTACTCAATCCCAACCTGGATCCGGGCATCATTGGAAAAAAGCGCATCATTCTGGATGTTCATGTGAAGGATGAACAAAACCGACATTTCAATATCGAGATGCAGACGACCTATAAGGGAATAGCGGAAATGATGCGCTTTGAATTTTACGGTGCCAGAGCATTGAACAATCAGCTGAACAGCGGTAAGAAGTACAAGGATTTAAAGCCGGTATATCAGATTATTTTCATTGACGAGTATGCATGGAACAACAGAAATCTGATCAATCAGTATCAGATGCGCAATGAGCAGGGAGAGAATGAAAGCTACTATCCGCTCATCCTTCGCACCTATATTCATATGCCGGCAATCAATGATATCGTGAAGGAAAAGGAATTACAGAGGCTGAATGACTTTGAACAGCTGGTATACCTGTTTGAAAATAATGAAAAAAATGATATACTGAAGTCAAAGGAAAGGCTGGTGAAGGTATTCGTGGATAAGTACGAGGAAATGCAGAAGGATGATGAGCTGTGGTCAACCGCAATGGCCATTCAGATGGGAGAAGCACGTTATCGCTATGGCTTGGAGGACAGCTTTGAAGAAGGAAAAATCGAAGGGGAGAAGATTGGTATACAGAAAGGGAGGATATCGCTGTTACGCAAGCTGCTAAAAAGTAAATATCACGAGGATTGCTCAGCCTGGCTGCTCTCTTTGAATGATGAACAGATTGAAGCCGTATCCAGCCTGATACTGGTCTGTAATTCTTTTCAAGAGCTGAAGAATCAGGTTATGATAATAAAGTAA
- a CDS encoding rhodanese-like domain-containing protein, with translation MKKIALFTVFACIMVILQGCAKDMPTEENKEAVQENSNAYHKIDAKKAKEMMDAGKVTIVDVRTQQEYREKHIPDAVLVPNETIEEEAKDKLTDTDAVLLVHCRTGVRSKQASDKLVQMGYKNVYDFGGINDWPYDTVSE, from the coding sequence ATGAAAAAAATAGCTTTGTTTACCGTATTTGCCTGTATCATGGTCATACTACAGGGCTGCGCAAAGGATATGCCGACGGAGGAGAATAAGGAAGCTGTACAGGAAAACAGCAATGCCTATCACAAAATTGACGCGAAGAAAGCAAAAGAAATGATGGATGCCGGAAAGGTCACGATCGTTGATGTAAGAACACAGCAGGAGTATAGGGAAAAACATATACCGGATGCCGTCCTTGTACCGAATGAAACGATTGAGGAGGAAGCGAAGGACAAGCTTACGGATACGGATGCTGTTTTGCTTGTACATTGCCGAACGGGAGTCCGCAGTAAACAGGCAAGCGACAAGCTGGTACAGATGGGTTATAAGAATGTGTATGATTTTGGTGGTATCAATGACTGGCCGTATGATACGGTAAGCGAATAA
- a CDS encoding sporulation protein: protein MWNAFLLVIALSLDSFLASLAYGGEHIRIPWKSAVLISSIGVLFLSFSLYTAAFIQQFIPPYICRMISFAIFFMIGLSSLFQGTIKSFLGTYKRKKLSFEYSGISFVLDIYLDETKADADNSKLLSLKEALYLAVALSIDSLASGFALGISIVQPLPVLVISFCVGILAILGGSFLGGKVLSLKECRLSWVSGVLFLILAFSRIL from the coding sequence ATGTGGAATGCCTTTTTACTTGTCATTGCCCTGAGTCTGGACAGCTTTCTGGCCTCTCTTGCCTATGGTGGCGAGCATATACGCATACCCTGGAAATCAGCGGTTCTGATTTCCTCTATCGGTGTGCTGTTTCTGTCGTTTTCCCTGTATACAGCAGCATTTATACAACAGTTCATACCGCCGTATATCTGCCGCATGATATCCTTCGCGATTTTCTTTATGATTGGTCTTAGCTCCTTGTTTCAGGGAACCATCAAGTCGTTTCTCGGTACCTATAAACGGAAAAAGCTGAGCTTTGAATACAGTGGAATATCGTTTGTTCTGGACATCTATCTGGATGAAACCAAGGCAGATGCGGATAACAGCAAGCTGCTTTCCCTGAAGGAGGCACTGTATCTGGCGGTGGCTCTGTCGATTGATTCGCTGGCAAGCGGCTTTGCACTGGGAATCAGTATTGTACAGCCTCTGCCGGTACTGGTCATCAGCTTCTGCGTCGGTATACTGGCTATTCTGGGGGGATCCTTTTTAGGCGGCAAAGTACTGTCGCTGAAAGAATGCAGGCTGTCCTGGGTCAGTGGAGTTCTGTTTCTGATTCTGGCATTTTCAAGAATACTCTGA
- a CDS encoding AT hook domain-containing protein, protein MKGPGIKDYLEVIENMKVTAQKEGKAFIEVNSKELHANVSPNHATMPTCCQAIYKLMLEGDEILRRPKGNTGFGSHLTVRFYVEQLEERERMFPNKKRGRPAKSEEEKLAARKAKMKRNTEDLCNLIKSWLGEHGWEYIENKDFIEAHNESQRWVINVQGIKRGRKQTLPVKLSEVLKHIEDTNTHYSIAFNDSVSYRRQWNEIPKAVKNSLNMSVILADKKGNITEL, encoded by the coding sequence ATGAAAGGTCCAGGAATTAAAGATTACTTGGAAGTTATTGAAAACATGAAGGTGACTGCACAAAAAGAAGGCAAGGCATTTATAGAAGTAAACTCCAAGGAGCTGCATGCGAACGTGAGCCCAAACCATGCAACGATGCCAACCTGCTGCCAGGCAATCTACAAGCTGATGCTGGAAGGTGATGAGATTCTCAGAAGACCAAAGGGAAATACCGGCTTTGGTTCTCATCTGACGGTACGCTTTTATGTAGAGCAGCTGGAGGAAAGAGAGCGTATGTTCCCAAATAAGAAACGCGGAAGACCGGCAAAGAGTGAAGAAGAAAAGCTGGCCGCAAGAAAAGCAAAAATGAAGAGAAATACAGAGGATTTATGCAATCTTATCAAATCCTGGCTGGGTGAGCATGGCTGGGAATACATCGAAAATAAGGATTTCATTGAAGCACACAACGAGAGCCAGCGCTGGGTGATCAATGTACAGGGGATCAAACGGGGAAGAAAACAGACACTGCCGGTGAAGCTGAGCGAGGTTTTAAAGCATATTGAGGATACAAATACACATTACAGTATTGCATTTAACGACTCTGTTTCCTATCGCAGGCAGTGGAATGAAATTCCGAAAGCAGTAAAAAACAGTCTGAATATGAGTGTGATTCTGGCTGATAAGAAAGGTAATATTACAGAGCTGTAA